Below is a window of Rhodamnia argentea isolate NSW1041297 chromosome 11, ASM2092103v1, whole genome shotgun sequence DNA.
GAAGATCAGCTTCCAAGTGGGTGATTGATAGAGTTGCAAAGTCTTTTAGACGAAACTAATGTTAAATTGAGAGCTTTTACAACTAAAGGAATAGATAAAATTTACATCGTAGTTATGTAACCCTAGACTCTTGCTATATATtaggataatattttttgtaattgtaaCCCCAAAATTTGTAGCTCTAATAGTAATACTAATAGGAAAGAGATTGCCAAGTACGGTacggtggtttttttttctttatgataTTGTATGGGCTTTTCACGTAAAGTATTCTTGagtttcttttctaattttttatattcagCGATTCGTGTTCCTAATGGAGAGGGATCCTCAACAACGATGGACTTATCAATCTGTAATTCATCACAACTTTCTCGTGTCTGAAAGATTGTGGAGGTTAGGATAATCGTCTGGTCCTATGTTTGCTAGATATGTTTCACATACACGCTCATTCGACATTGCTGCGTGATGAAGAATGGAGTACACATCTCATACCCATGATTTAAGAGATTTTATTGTTCACAACAATTAAAGATAAATACACCAATTTTTCACTATCAAATAAGCACCCCTAACTCCCTATAATATTAAGCCGTTGAAGAAGGATTCTTCAGGACATTTGTGGGATGTTTAGGAGATTTTGCCCTGAAGTTTTTCACTAGTGGCTTCATCTTCTCCACTACCTTTATTATTCCAAGGAACATGAGCCTATAAACAACCACCATCCCAAGCAAGATAGCAAGATCCACCCATTTAGAGTAGCCCATTTCCACTTGCCAATAGTTTCTCAAGATTTCTTCACCACCAATTGTAGGTGACCCTCCCATCTGGTTGGGAAACATTAACCCTTCAAACTCATTCTTGAAGAAACCTTGGTTGGCATACTTATGGAACGAGATGTAATACATGGGATATCTCCAGAATGGCTTGGGGAGATCATCTGGCAACCTGAAAAACCCTCCATTCAGCATCATCACACCTTGGATTCCGGCACCGGTTATGATCCCCATGAGGAAATCCGGGACTATACTTGCGACGATCATCATCAAGCTCTCGACCAGCAACATGCACGCGAAGAGCACGGAAGCGAAGCACGCAAAGTGCTCGAAACTCTTTTGGAGGCCAACCAAGTAATAAGCTATGGCTCCCGGGATAAGAGAGATTATTAGTAGATAAGGGATGGACGATAATGTATTGCCAACAACAAACGCAGCGACACCATAATGCCCATTCAACCTCTCTCGCCCGAAAACCTGGTGAATGAAAATGTAGGATTCTCATAACTTTGGTATAATGAAAAGCAATGGGAGCATCAAacgtgaatgaaaaaaaaaaaagaggaaataaagaaaagtaCCTTCATGTCCTCAACAAAGGAGGGGAATCCGCCGATTGCCATAAAGGTAAGAAATGCCGCAACGAACATTAGCATCGAACCTCTTGCCTGCAttcgaaaaaattcagaaacttgGTCAATGGAATGTGGAGTAACTCCTAAATCTCATTCTTCATTGGATAGTCTATTTAGAACATACATACAGTCATGCTAGAGAGCTTACCTGAATTGAGCCATAGGTGGATCCAATGTCGTGGAAGATAGTCCCAACACACAGACACAAAGCAACATAGATTGCTAAACGAAGCCAGTAATACCCCAAGTCGCGGTACATGTTCGTGAAGGATCGCTTAGTTAGAACAAGGCTCTGGGTAATGAAGCTTGCTTGACTTCcatttctttccaaatttcctCCAACATTCTAACGGAAGCATACAATTTATCAGAAACTCTCAGATTCGTATGTTTGATAAGTTTCCAATTCACATAATATCGAAATTGCATACCATTTCGGATATCCTAGACACTTGCTGCTGAACTTGGTGACACATCAGAGATGATAAATAAGATTTGACCAGAGTGTCGATGGCTTTTTCAGCATTCATGTCATTGGTTCCTTGTTCAATGTCCTGACAAGAAGTTTTGTTTCATTGGGTCCAAGAGATTTCCTGCGATTCTTGAAAATATGGTTGAACAAATCAAGTTTCAGTGGCATGACTTACTGCGTCAAAGTCCTTGTTAATCGTCCTGAGGTAGTGATCAGAAGGATTTCTAAGAGTTGGACATGGGAAACCATTTGATGCAAAAAACTGCACAAAAAAGGGGATGGTTAGGAAGATGTTCATTGATTGGAACAAGGCAAAAGCTCATAACATAGGAGTCCAATATCGCAAGCACCTGTTCTGCCTCTGATCTACGGCCAAAATAGACTGTTTTCCCAGAAGAAAGAAGGCAGAGATTGTGGAAAAGGTCAAAGACTTCGCTGCTAGGCTGATGAATCGAGGCGATCACCGTCCTCTGGTCATGGCGGGCTAGCTTGGCAATGCGGTTCATCACATGGTATGATGCGGCGCTGTCGAGTCCGCTGGTTGGCTCGTCGAGGAAGAGGAGCTTCGGGCGTGTCAGGATCTCCATGCAAATGCTCACCCTCCTCTTTTGGCCACCACTGAGGCCCTTGGCGCTCCCCCCACCTATCCTAGTATCTCTCGCGTCCTGCAGTCCCATCTCTCTAATTGTTGCCTCGgccctctccttcttctcccatttggacatggattccggCAACTGGAGCTGAGCCGAGTAGTATACGGCTTCGCTCACCGTTAAAGTCGTTATCAGTATGTCATCCTGAGTCACATAAGCCTATAGCAAAACCAAAACAAGAATAAGATGAATAAAGTGaaaatttactatttaaaagGATCTGCCATAATCAGCTCATCGAAATTCAATTCACCGCCAGGCCAGATATATCAGCTAGGCTTACCGAAGTTCCGAAAGAAAGTGGTTGTTTGCGACCATTGATTAAGATCTCTCCTGTCTGTTGAGTGCTTGAACTTAATCTCCCTGCAAGAAGTTGAtaattgaggggaaaaaaaaaaggaaagggtagaaaccaaaagtaaaaatgaaatagGTCAATAAATGTTATTTAAAGATTTCAGATTTGTTAGGCACTTCATCTATTGTTCTCCTTGGGAACTAATTAATCTACTACTAAATGATTAATTGCCTGAATGTGAACTAACAAAAGCTGAGTCCGGTTAAATCCATTCAGCTGCAACAGAGCTAAATGTGCAGCAATAATCCAAGACGACATACCAAGACTGAAACTTAAGCTCTCACTTGTTGAGATGTGGTTCACACTCCTCATCAACATGAAAGCATAGGGATCATGCTACTCAATGAGCGAGCAGGGGTCCGGGGCCGCCCGAGCTGGGCCGTAGGGGGTAGCGTCCATGCCATCAGAAGACTTTATAGCttgagcccatattttattggtaatttgGATTTTGGTCCATAAATAGCTACTCAGTGGCCTCTAaataatctctttctcttgtaattataatggaatcatcTGTTGGATGTAACTCTAGTTCAAGGGTGAACCATGATAAAGCCTTatctctcgattttttttttctacatttACTTCTATTTTATTGTATTTATGTGCCTAATCCTAACACCGGTTATGACCCTCGTAACAAGCTACACCGAGTAAGAAGTATAGAACAACTAGCTCAAATCGCCGTTCGCATAAACGTACATAAATAGATGCCGCCTCTCATATTGGGTAAGACAAATTGTGGCCGGGAAAGTTATAATAGGCTTAATAGCAAAAGccattggaattttcatttgtgTGCGTTGGAAGAATCCGTTTCAACGACATGGGTGCACCGTTCGATGTCGGTCGCTAGGTCGTCCAATAGTTAGGACCGTCGTACCCCGTCGGGATTAGTCCAGTGCCCATGGACGTCCGACCTCAACGACGTTCGAATAAGAAAAAGCCGTTCAAAGGGAAGAGCCTCCATATCATTCGTTGACTTCTCCATAAGAGAGAAGGTGGGACTAGATTCATtgacttttcctttatttttttcttaagtacTATGAAATATATGCGTTCTGcttctatttatttatctattgtttgtttgtttgtttgttttctaaTCCAAGACGTCCGGtcttatcatgaaaattttccttttcttattcgactaaggctccatttgttttgtaaaaaataaataatctagaaaatattttcctaaaaagatcGCCTATATCAcgtacaaaaatgaatgaaagaaaattatattttattcaaGAAAACATTTAAGAATGAACGTCTTGGGtgagaaaacaaacaaacaatacataaataaataaaaacagaatgtacaaaaataaatgaacgaaaattatattttattcaaGAAAACATTTAAGCATAAATTATTG
It encodes the following:
- the LOC115739398 gene encoding ABC transporter G family member 1-like, which gives rise to MSAQGHAAVVPFSIGFTATRDTRDGDAPSSGFHGEGEGSQPDPWTGAHANENSMFLTWKDLWVTVGDRRNGTHPILQGLTGYAEPGRMLAIMGPSGSGKTTLLDALGGRLSSSTQQTGEILINGRKQPLSFGTSAYVTQDDILITTLTVSEAVYYSAQLQLPESMSKWEKKERAEATIREMGLQDARDTRIGGGSAKGLSGGQKRRVSICMEILTRPKLLFLDEPTSGLDSAASYHVMNRIAKLARHDQRTVIASIHQPSSEVFDLFHNLCLLSSGKTVYFGRRSEAEQFFASNGFPCPTLRNPSDHYLRTINKDFDADIEQGTNDMNAEKAIDTLVKSYLSSLMCHQVQQQVSRISEMNVGGNLERNGSQASFITQSLVLTKRSFTNMYRDLGYYWLRLAIYVALCLCVGTIFHDIGSTYGSIQARGSMLMFVAAFLTFMAIGGFPSFVEDMKVFGRERLNGHYGVAAFVVGNTLSSIPYLLIISLIPGAIAYYLVGLQKSFEHFACFASVLFACMLLVESLMMIVASIVPDFLMGIITGAGIQGVMMLNGGFFRLPDDLPKPFWRYPMYYISFHKYANQGFFKNEFEGLMFPNQMGGSPTIGGEEILRNYWQVEMGYSKWVDLAILLGMVVVYRLMFLGIIKVVEKMKPLVKNFRAKSPKHPTNVLKNPSSTA